Proteins encoded together in one Ferroglobus placidus DSM 10642 window:
- a CDS encoding anthranilate synthase component II: protein MIVVVDNRDSFVWNLAEYVSIFTGVKVVSNAAKISEIKKLDPDGIILSPGPSSPKNREGIGNCPEILLEFDLPILGVCLGHQIIAHVFGGVVGKVKPVHGKASVVEHDGKTIFRGVENPLKAGRYHSLAVLRVPKKFEVSAKSEGIVMGIRHRKKPIEGVQFHPESVLTPRSEGLKIIRNFVEMCK from the coding sequence ATGATAGTTGTCGTCGACAATAGGGATTCTTTCGTCTGGAACTTAGCCGAATACGTGTCTATTTTCACGGGAGTTAAGGTAGTTAGTAACGCGGCAAAAATAAGCGAGATTAAAAAACTCGATCCAGACGGAATAATCCTTTCTCCCGGACCATCCTCGCCTAAAAATAGGGAAGGAATAGGCAATTGTCCGGAAATTCTGCTGGAATTCGATTTGCCGATACTCGGAGTATGCTTGGGGCATCAGATTATTGCCCACGTTTTCGGAGGAGTTGTTGGAAAAGTAAAGCCGGTTCACGGAAAGGCAAGTGTTGTCGAGCACGACGGAAAAACGATATTCCGAGGAGTTGAAAATCCCCTTAAAGCCGGAAGGTACCACTCCTTAGCGGTTCTAAGAGTTCCAAAAAAGTTTGAAGTTTCCGCGAAGTCCGAAGGAATTGTCATGGGAATCAGGCACAGAAAAAAGCCTATAGAAGGAGTGCAATTTCATCCGGAGAGCGTTCTAACTCCGAGGAGTGAGGGGCTCAAAATCATAAGAAATTTCGTGGAGATGTGCAAATGA
- a CDS encoding phosphoribosylanthranilate isomerase translates to MIVKICGIKNLKELEIVEKYADFCGVVLAHSKRRISVERAKEIISVAEIPVFVVSTSTSFDEWASLIQKTDAEFVQVHSDAEVEVIDRIKEMGVVVMKAFRVPEACEDYEEEAERLIGKIKEYKADYILLDTGKGSGKTHDHRVSKIVAEKFEIFIAGGLTPENVSRVVNFVKPSGVDVSSGVEIKGEKDELLVRDFVKKAKSGFVR, encoded by the coding sequence ATGATCGTGAAGATTTGCGGAATAAAAAATCTGAAGGAACTCGAAATCGTTGAAAAGTACGCTGATTTCTGCGGAGTGGTTCTCGCACATTCAAAAAGAAGAATTAGCGTTGAAAGAGCGAAGGAAATAATAAGCGTGGCTGAAATTCCGGTGTTCGTCGTTTCGACATCTACGTCTTTCGACGAATGGGCTTCGCTAATTCAAAAAACGGATGCCGAATTCGTTCAGGTTCACTCGGATGCTGAAGTAGAAGTGATTGATAGAATAAAAGAGATGGGCGTGGTTGTAATGAAGGCTTTCAGAGTTCCGGAAGCATGCGAAGACTACGAAGAAGAAGCTGAAAGACTTATTGGCAAGATTAAAGAGTATAAAGCTGATTACATCCTTCTCGACACGGGAAAGGGGAGCGGAAAAACTCACGATCACAGAGTTAGCAAAATCGTCGCCGAAAAGTTCGAGATTTTTATTGCCGGAGGTTTGACTCCGGAGAACGTCTCGAGAGTTGTGAATTTCGTAAAACCCAGCGGAGTTGACGTTTCGAGCGGGGTTGAGATTAAAGGAGAAAAGGACGAGCTTCTCGTGAGGGATTTCGTCAAAAAAGCCAAAAGTGGTTTTGTGAGGTGA
- the trpB gene encoding tryptophan synthase subunit beta, whose amino-acid sequence MKFGEFGGMYVPETLIAPLKELEKSYEKIKADEQFWNEFHFYLKNYAGRPTPLYYARNLSKKIGGAKIYLKREDLLHSGAHKINNTIGQALLAKRMSKSRLIAETGAGQHGVATAIAGALFGMKVDIYMGAEDVRRQKMNVFRMKLLGANVIAVEGGSRTLKDAINEALRDWVSSFEYSHYLIGSVVGPHPYPTIVRDFQSVIGKETREQIIEAEGRLPDLIVACVGGGSNAIGIFHEFLNEKVKLVGVEAAGKGLNSGKHSASLCAGKKGVLHGMLSYFLQDEDGQIKDTHSIAAGLDYPGVGPEHAWLKESGRAEYVAVNDEEALKAFVELSKTEGILPALESAHAVAYAMKAAEEMSRDEIIVVNLSGRGDKDLEIVMGALK is encoded by the coding sequence GTGAAATTCGGAGAATTTGGCGGAATGTACGTTCCCGAAACTCTGATAGCTCCGTTGAAAGAGCTTGAAAAATCTTACGAAAAAATAAAGGCTGACGAACAGTTTTGGAATGAATTCCATTTTTACCTAAAAAACTACGCCGGAAGACCGACACCCCTTTACTACGCGAGAAATCTGAGCAAGAAGATAGGAGGGGCGAAAATATACCTTAAAAGGGAAGATCTTCTTCACAGCGGGGCTCACAAGATAAACAACACTATAGGGCAGGCTTTGTTGGCTAAGCGTATGAGCAAGTCAAGACTTATCGCCGAAACGGGAGCCGGACAGCACGGAGTTGCCACTGCGATAGCGGGAGCTTTGTTCGGAATGAAGGTGGACATTTACATGGGAGCTGAAGACGTAAGGAGGCAGAAGATGAACGTTTTCCGCATGAAGCTCCTCGGGGCTAATGTGATAGCCGTAGAGGGGGGAAGCAGAACTTTGAAGGACGCGATAAACGAAGCTCTTAGAGACTGGGTTTCGAGTTTCGAGTACTCTCATTATTTAATAGGCTCGGTCGTAGGACCTCACCCGTATCCGACGATCGTAAGGGACTTTCAGTCGGTGATAGGGAAAGAAACCAGAGAGCAAATAATTGAAGCGGAAGGTCGCTTGCCGGATTTGATTGTTGCTTGCGTCGGAGGTGGAAGCAATGCGATAGGGATTTTTCACGAGTTTCTAAACGAGAAAGTAAAACTTGTAGGGGTTGAAGCAGCCGGAAAGGGTTTGAATAGCGGAAAACATTCAGCTTCGCTTTGCGCAGGAAAAAAAGGAGTGCTGCACGGAATGCTTTCATACTTCCTTCAGGACGAAGACGGGCAGATTAAAGATACGCACAGCATCGCAGCCGGTTTAGATTACCCAGGAGTCGGTCCGGAGCATGCGTGGCTTAAAGAAAGTGGAAGAGCGGAGTACGTTGCAGTGAATGATGAAGAAGCTTTAAAAGCCTTTGTCGAACTCTCAAAGACCGAGGGAATTCTGCCTGCTTTAGAATCTGCTCACGCCGTTGCCTACGCGATGAAAGCCGCTGAGGAAATGAGCAGGGATGAGATAATAGTTGTTAATCTCTCAGGAAGAGGGGATAAGGATCTCGAGATAGTTATGGGGGCTTTGAAATGA
- the trpA gene encoding tryptophan synthase subunit alpha, which produces MIKKPALITFITAGDPNIDATLEFMLVLEKYADVIELGVPFSDPMADGRTIQKANYRALKSGTRIKDVFKVVEEFREHSSKPVVLMTYYNPVYRFGAENFIAEAKKSGVDGLIVVDLPIEEAKEYVEICRKLEIGTIFLAAPNTPDERLKMIDEASSAFVYLISLYGTTGSRSEIPESAFSLLSRAKRICRKPVAVGFGVSKAEHVKTLVEAGADGVVVGSAIVEIVEKFGENASEEIERKVRELRSGLQL; this is translated from the coding sequence ATGATAAAAAAACCGGCTTTAATAACTTTCATAACCGCCGGCGATCCAAATATCGATGCAACTCTCGAATTCATGCTCGTTCTGGAGAAATATGCTGACGTAATAGAGCTCGGAGTTCCTTTTAGCGATCCGATGGCAGACGGAAGGACGATTCAAAAAGCAAATTACAGAGCTTTAAAGTCGGGAACGAGAATTAAAGATGTTTTCAAAGTGGTAGAAGAGTTCAGGGAACATTCAAGCAAACCGGTCGTTTTGATGACCTACTACAATCCCGTTTACAGGTTCGGAGCGGAGAATTTCATTGCTGAAGCGAAGAAATCGGGAGTTGATGGTCTAATTGTAGTCGATCTGCCGATTGAGGAGGCTAAAGAGTACGTCGAAATTTGCAGAAAGCTGGAGATAGGCACGATATTCTTGGCTGCTCCAAACACTCCAGATGAAAGACTTAAGATGATAGATGAAGCAAGTTCAGCCTTCGTCTACTTAATTTCTCTCTACGGAACAACCGGATCGAGAAGTGAGATTCCGGAAAGTGCCTTTAGCTTGCTTTCGAGGGCTAAGAGAATTTGTAGAAAGCCAGTAGCTGTTGGCTTCGGCGTTTCAAAAGCGGAGCATGTGAAAACGCTTGTGGAGGCTGGAGCTGACGGAGTTGTCGTTGGTAGTGCGATCGTGGAGATTGTAGAAAAGTTCGGTGAAAACGCTTCGGAAGAGATTGAGAGAAAAGTCAGAGAACTTAGAAGTGGTCTCCAGCTTTAA
- a CDS encoding malate dehydrogenase: MKIGFVGAGRVGSTAAFTCILYMDVDEVALVDIAEDLAVGEAMDLSHAAAAVDKYPKIVGGSDYSLLKGSDVIVVSAGMARKPGMSRLDLATKNAGIIKDIAKKIMESSPESKIIVVTNPMDLMTYVMWKETGKPRNEVFGMGNMLDSARLKERLHSFGARNIRKAWIIGEHGDSMFIPWSLADFDGDVPREKILEEVRFVAAEVIKRKGATVYGPAVSIYRMVNAVVNDTKEEIPTSVVLQGEYGISDVAVGVPAILGKNGVEKIVEYELTEEELEALKNSANILKERLKELGY, translated from the coding sequence ATGAAGATCGGTTTCGTTGGAGCTGGAAGAGTCGGTTCTACTGCCGCTTTTACCTGCATACTCTACATGGACGTTGACGAAGTGGCTTTGGTTGACATAGCCGAAGACCTTGCCGTTGGAGAAGCGATGGATTTGAGCCACGCAGCTGCTGCCGTAGACAAGTACCCCAAAATCGTGGGAGGTAGCGATTATTCTTTGTTGAAAGGTAGCGATGTTATAGTCGTTTCTGCCGGAATGGCGAGAAAGCCGGGGATGAGCAGGCTCGATTTGGCAACGAAAAATGCTGGAATAATTAAAGACATTGCCAAAAAAATAATGGAATCGAGCCCGGAGAGTAAGATAATCGTCGTCACGAATCCCATGGATTTAATGACATACGTAATGTGGAAGGAAACTGGAAAGCCGAGAAACGAGGTTTTCGGGATGGGAAACATGCTCGACTCGGCAAGATTGAAGGAGAGGCTCCACTCTTTCGGGGCGAGAAACATCAGAAAGGCTTGGATAATCGGAGAACACGGAGACAGCATGTTCATACCGTGGAGCTTAGCTGATTTTGACGGAGATGTTCCAAGAGAGAAAATACTCGAAGAGGTAAGATTCGTAGCTGCCGAGGTAATAAAGAGAAAAGGGGCAACGGTTTACGGTCCGGCTGTGTCGATATACAGGATGGTTAACGCTGTCGTCAACGACACGAAGGAAGAAATTCCTACAAGCGTCGTTCTTCAGGGAGAGTACGGAATTTCCGATGTGGCTGTTGGAGTTCCAGCTATTCTCGGAAAGAACGGAGTTGAAAAGATAGTGGAGTACGAGCTGACTGAAGAAGAACTCGAAGCTTTGAAAAATTCGGCAAACATTTTAAAAGAAAGGCTGAAAGAGCTCGGATACTGA
- the pdxS gene encoding pyridoxal 5'-phosphate synthase lyase subunit PdxS — protein sequence MDIEKLRFGTELVKRGFAKMQKGGVIMDVTTPEQAAIAEDAGAVAVMALHKVPADIRASGGVARMADPKIIEEIMDAVTIPVMAKVRIGHYAEARALEAIGVDMIDESEVLTPADVFFHIDKRKFTVPFVCGARSLGEAVRRIWEGAAMIRTKGEAGTGNVVEAVKHMRIMNYSIQLVSKMDEEELRVLAENYARAYLRLANTVCEEMSLPEVCTRNEPVYEEYTYEEIVEGIYEVLKEVKDLKRLPVVNFAAGGIATPADAAFMMQLGADGVFVGSGIFKSSNPEAYARAIVEAVEHYDEPEVVAEVSKNLGEPMKGLDISQIEVQMQERGV from the coding sequence ATGGATATCGAAAAGCTCAGATTCGGAACGGAACTCGTGAAAAGAGGATTTGCGAAAATGCAGAAAGGCGGAGTGATAATGGACGTTACAACTCCAGAACAAGCTGCAATAGCTGAAGATGCTGGAGCTGTTGCTGTAATGGCTCTTCACAAAGTTCCCGCTGATATAAGGGCAAGTGGTGGAGTTGCGAGGATGGCCGACCCGAAAATAATCGAGGAGATAATGGACGCTGTGACGATTCCCGTAATGGCTAAAGTGAGAATAGGTCACTATGCTGAAGCGAGGGCTTTGGAGGCAATAGGAGTCGACATGATAGACGAAAGCGAAGTTTTAACCCCTGCTGACGTTTTCTTCCACATAGACAAAAGGAAGTTTACCGTCCCATTCGTTTGCGGAGCGAGAAGCTTGGGAGAGGCGGTTAGAAGAATCTGGGAAGGAGCGGCGATGATAAGAACGAAGGGAGAAGCCGGAACCGGCAACGTCGTCGAAGCTGTAAAGCACATGAGGATAATGAACTACTCTATTCAGCTCGTCTCGAAGATGGACGAAGAAGAGTTGAGGGTTCTTGCCGAAAACTACGCGAGAGCGTATTTAAGGCTTGCTAACACCGTTTGCGAGGAGATGAGTCTTCCAGAAGTATGCACGAGAAACGAGCCGGTTTACGAGGAATACACTTATGAAGAGATAGTCGAAGGAATTTACGAGGTTCTGAAAGAAGTCAAGGATCTGAAAAGACTGCCAGTTGTGAACTTCGCAGCTGGAGGAATTGCCACTCCGGCGGATGCAGCTTTCATGATGCAGCTCGGAGCTGACGGAGTTTTCGTTGGCTCGGGAATTTTCAAGTCATCGAATCCAGAGGCTTATGCGAGAGCTATAGTCGAAGCTGTCGAACACTACGACGAGCCGGAAGTTGTTGCAGAAGTAAGCAAGAACTTGGGCGAGCCTATGAAAGGTCTCGACATCTCTCAGATTGAAGTTCAAATGCAGGAAAGGGGAGTATGA
- the pdxT gene encoding pyridoxal 5'-phosphate synthase glutaminase subunit PdxT, translating into MKIAVVGVQGDVEEHVIALKKALRNLKIDGEVVATRRKGVVSKSDAVVIPGGESTTISRLIWRDSIAEEILSLYEEGKPIMGTCAGLIILAKRGDEQVEKTRTKLLGILDVKVKRNAFGRQRESFEAEIDVKGIGKYKAVFIRAPIVEEVGEKVEVLAKFEDKIVAVQQGKVLGLAFHPELTDDTRIHEYFIKMID; encoded by the coding sequence ATGAAAATTGCGGTAGTCGGCGTTCAGGGAGATGTGGAAGAGCACGTTATTGCTTTGAAAAAAGCCCTGAGAAATTTAAAAATAGACGGGGAAGTAGTGGCTACAAGGAGAAAAGGTGTTGTAAGCAAGAGCGATGCTGTTGTTATCCCCGGAGGAGAAAGCACGACGATAAGCAGGCTAATTTGGAGAGACAGCATAGCGGAGGAAATTCTTTCTCTCTACGAAGAGGGAAAGCCTATAATGGGAACTTGCGCCGGACTGATAATACTGGCTAAGAGGGGAGACGAGCAGGTTGAGAAGACAAGAACGAAACTTCTCGGAATTTTGGACGTTAAAGTTAAAAGAAACGCCTTCGGAAGGCAGAGAGAAAGTTTTGAGGCGGAGATAGACGTTAAAGGAATCGGGAAGTATAAAGCTGTCTTCATTAGAGCTCCAATCGTCGAAGAAGTTGGAGAAAAAGTTGAGGTTCTCGCAAAGTTTGAGGACAAAATCGTGGCTGTTCAGCAGGGGAAAGTTCTTGGACTGGCTTTCCATCCCGAGCTAACGGACGACACAAGAATTCATGAATACTTTATAAAAATGATTGATTAG
- a CDS encoding flippase, whose translation MLVRRVARNVIYNSFSIIISNAAGLLISVYLARTLQKELFGIYSLTISVAFLLMAFTDLGINATTVRFCAHAFSKGDYEELRGYFKFLTKIKVALSIFSSLLLFLLSDFLSQNVFHEETLSLPLKFASLFLLFLPLAGYLTSVFNAFNDFKANFVRAVSYEFSRVITIISLVSLGFSVIGAVLGYVVASVTATTVLFFLLVKKYGKILLGKGKKIEKRGVLKFTSYLTIGSITWTIFAYVDSVMIGMFMPVEYVGYYRIALLVVSAISGILSVPAVMFPVFVALEGDDLRNAFKRAFRYSSMVAVPVAFGLPVIAKPVIRVAFGAEYLPAVTALWILSLLILRAALGFWGNIFNAKGLPEYPVYVLSLAMVMNVLLNYLLIPIFGISGAALATVASNAFNWIVLAFLSKKVFNVFFDARDLIKPVISSLVMLAVILNVKPKTIPEGILMIFVGAVVYFFVLWLLKGVRREDVDYLWNAFK comes from the coding sequence GTGCTCGTCAGGAGAGTTGCGAGAAACGTTATTTACAACAGCTTCTCGATAATTATCTCCAACGCGGCGGGATTGTTAATCTCGGTTTACCTCGCAAGAACGCTGCAAAAAGAGCTGTTCGGAATTTACTCTTTAACGATTTCGGTGGCTTTTCTCCTCATGGCGTTCACTGATTTGGGGATAAACGCAACTACGGTGAGGTTCTGCGCTCACGCTTTTTCGAAAGGAGATTACGAGGAGCTGAGAGGGTACTTCAAATTTTTAACGAAAATTAAAGTCGCTCTCTCGATTTTTTCGTCACTTCTTCTCTTTCTACTCTCCGATTTTCTTTCTCAGAACGTTTTCCACGAAGAAACCCTTTCTCTACCTCTAAAATTTGCTTCCCTCTTTTTATTGTTTCTACCTCTCGCCGGATACTTAACGAGCGTTTTTAACGCTTTCAACGATTTTAAGGCGAATTTCGTAAGAGCAGTTTCTTACGAATTTTCTCGAGTAATAACCATAATTTCCCTCGTTTCTCTCGGCTTTTCCGTAATCGGAGCGGTGCTTGGATACGTTGTGGCGAGCGTAACGGCGACGACAGTTCTATTCTTCCTTCTGGTTAAAAAGTACGGAAAAATTTTGCTGGGGAAGGGGAAGAAAATAGAAAAAAGAGGAGTTCTTAAATTTACGAGCTATCTCACGATTGGCTCCATTACTTGGACGATTTTTGCTTACGTCGATTCGGTTATGATCGGAATGTTCATGCCGGTTGAGTACGTTGGATATTATAGAATAGCTCTTTTAGTCGTTTCAGCCATCTCCGGAATTCTTTCAGTTCCAGCCGTCATGTTTCCGGTTTTCGTAGCTCTCGAAGGAGATGATTTGAGGAACGCTTTCAAAAGAGCTTTTAGGTACAGTTCGATGGTAGCAGTTCCAGTAGCTTTTGGCTTGCCGGTAATAGCGAAACCGGTAATAAGAGTTGCCTTCGGCGCCGAGTATCTGCCGGCTGTAACAGCTTTGTGGATTCTCTCTCTATTAATTTTGAGAGCAGCCCTCGGCTTTTGGGGGAACATTTTCAACGCCAAAGGTTTGCCAGAATATCCGGTCTACGTTCTTTCTTTAGCTATGGTCATGAACGTTTTGCTTAACTACCTACTCATCCCGATTTTCGGCATTTCTGGAGCGGCATTAGCAACTGTGGCGTCCAACGCTTTTAACTGGATAGTCCTCGCTTTTCTATCTAAGAAAGTCTTTAACGTGTTTTTCGACGCTCGGGACTTGATAAAACCGGTAATCTCAAGTCTCGTCATGCTTGCGGTAATTCTGAACGTCAAACCGAAAACGATTCCTGAAGGAATTTTAATGATTTTCGTAGGAGCAGTAGTTTATTTCTTCGTTCTCTGGCTTTTGAAGGGGGTAAGAAGAGAAGATGTCGATTACTTGTGGAACGCTTTTAAGTAG
- a CDS encoding phosphopantetheine adenylyltransferase has translation MKVAVGGTFEPLHEGHKKLLDVAVKLGGKEMTIGITSDEMARQRIRSVLPFEIRAENVRQYIKRKYGFEPMIVKITNPYGKTLEVDFEYLVVSPETYEMAKKINEKRRELGKKEIKIVKVDFVLAEDGKPISATRIKRGEIDRYGRLI, from the coding sequence ATGAAAGTGGCTGTCGGCGGGACTTTCGAGCCGCTGCACGAAGGTCACAAGAAGCTTCTCGACGTAGCTGTGAAGCTTGGAGGAAAGGAGATGACCATAGGAATTACCAGCGACGAGATGGCGAGGCAAAGAATAAGGAGCGTCCTCCCTTTCGAGATCAGAGCTGAGAACGTGAGACAGTACATAAAGAGGAAGTACGGGTTCGAGCCGATGATAGTCAAGATCACGAACCCTTACGGAAAAACCCTCGAAGTCGATTTCGAGTACTTGGTAGTTAGTCCCGAAACTTACGAAATGGCTAAAAAAATTAATGAAAAGAGGAGAGAGCTCGGAAAAAAGGAGATAAAAATAGTCAAGGTTGATTTCGTTCTTGCAGAAGACGGAAAACCTATTTCTGCTACGAGAATAAAAAGGGGTGAAATAGATAGATACGGCAGACTTATATAA
- a CDS encoding ribose-phosphate diphosphokinase has product MNIVPGNASPILSSRIAEKTGGKLIEAEYKRFPDGELYVRIKEIPDDCVVVQSINSNDDLVYLILVLDALENSDVTLVVPYMGYARQDKKFLEGEAVSIRAVAKILESYAERIFTVNIHSKDAESWFKKLENLDAMPLIGEKYKGKDVVMIAPDKGSLERVKVAAKYAGCDYDYLEKRRVDAETVEIFPKKLEVEGRDVVIVDDIISTGGTIVEAVKNLEAKSVEVACVHAVLAGNALNRIYSAGVRKVVATDTVEKAVSEITVSSLISEVLQC; this is encoded by the coding sequence ATGAACATAGTTCCGGGAAACGCGTCTCCGATCCTTTCTTCGAGAATTGCCGAAAAGACTGGCGGAAAGTTGATAGAAGCTGAATACAAACGTTTTCCAGACGGAGAACTTTACGTTAGGATCAAAGAGATTCCCGATGATTGCGTAGTCGTTCAAAGCATAAATTCCAACGACGATCTCGTGTATTTAATTCTCGTTCTCGACGCCTTAGAAAATTCCGACGTAACTCTCGTCGTTCCCTACATGGGTTACGCAAGGCAAGATAAGAAGTTCCTCGAAGGAGAGGCTGTAAGCATCAGGGCTGTGGCGAAAATTCTCGAGAGCTATGCTGAAAGAATTTTTACGGTGAACATCCACAGTAAAGATGCTGAAAGCTGGTTCAAAAAGCTTGAAAATCTCGATGCGATGCCTCTTATCGGAGAAAAATATAAAGGAAAGGATGTGGTGATGATAGCTCCTGACAAAGGTTCTCTCGAAAGAGTTAAGGTTGCTGCGAAGTACGCTGGATGCGACTACGATTATCTGGAAAAGAGGAGAGTTGACGCAGAGACGGTGGAAATTTTTCCCAAAAAATTGGAAGTGGAGGGGAGAGACGTTGTGATCGTTGACGACATCATCTCGACCGGCGGAACGATCGTTGAAGCAGTTAAAAATCTGGAAGCGAAAAGCGTTGAAGTTGCTTGCGTTCACGCTGTTCTTGCTGGAAACGCTTTGAACAGGATATATTCTGCCGGAGTTAGAAAGGTTGTGGCGACCGATACAGTCGAAAAAGCTGTAAGCGAAATAACCGTCTCATCTCTTATTTCGGAGGTGCTGCAATGCTAA
- a CDS encoding acyl-CoA thioesterase: MLSFEVEVWFGDVVSFGHVNNVAIARYLETARVKYFMEKLGYKKLEPIFVLRRIEIDYLSPLYLGETAVVEIWVERVGNTSFDFGYRIYEKKSGREVVKAKSVQVWYDVRENKKLPIPEDVKEIMVKDARRGE, from the coding sequence ATGCTAAGCTTTGAAGTGGAAGTGTGGTTCGGGGATGTGGTTTCTTTCGGGCACGTGAACAACGTGGCTATAGCGAGATACCTTGAGACTGCGAGGGTTAAGTACTTCATGGAGAAACTCGGATACAAAAAGCTCGAACCTATCTTCGTTTTGAGGAGGATCGAGATAGATTACCTCTCACCGCTTTACTTGGGAGAAACAGCGGTTGTCGAAATATGGGTCGAGAGAGTTGGCAACACGAGTTTCGATTTCGGATACAGAATTTACGAAAAGAAGAGCGGGAGAGAAGTAGTTAAAGCCAAGAGCGTTCAGGTTTGGTACGATGTGAGGGAGAACAAAAAACTTCCAATTCCCGAAGATGTAAAGGAAATTATGGTTAAAGATGCGAGGAGAGGAGAATGA
- a CDS encoding cofactor-independent phosphoglycerate mutase, with product MKYLILIPDGLADWSIEKLGGKTPLEYAQTENMDFIAREGICGIAKTIPEGFEPGSDIANLSILGVDPRKYYTGRGPIEALAKGIKGDVIFRCNLVYIENGVMVDYSGNRITDKEAKEVIRELNENKPFDFVEFHHGFAFRNLLVVNGIEGNAKTFPPHDIMGEKIEKYLPSNGELAELLRKLIYWSMEFLPDVSEKVNAVWPWSGGKLPKMPSFEEMHKLRGCIISEVDLLYGIANALKMDSLKVEGVTAFVDTNYKGLAKAAIKALSKYDLVVLHTEGIDEAGHEGDVELKVEAIELYDEKIVGYIIDRIDLEDTKIMLLPDHPTPIKVRTHVAEPVPVAIYCERKDDVKRYSEKDCRRGKLGLVNATELIKIMKRV from the coding sequence ATGAAATACCTAATTTTGATCCCCGACGGTTTAGCTGATTGGAGCATCGAGAAACTCGGAGGAAAAACACCTCTCGAATACGCCCAGACGGAAAACATGGACTTCATAGCCAGAGAGGGAATTTGCGGAATTGCCAAAACGATTCCGGAAGGATTCGAGCCGGGAAGCGACATAGCGAATTTGTCAATTCTCGGAGTCGATCCGAGGAAGTATTACACCGGAAGAGGACCGATAGAGGCTTTGGCTAAGGGAATTAAAGGAGACGTCATTTTCAGGTGCAATCTGGTTTACATCGAAAACGGGGTGATGGTGGATTACAGCGGAAACAGAATTACGGATAAGGAAGCGAAGGAGGTGATCAGAGAACTAAACGAAAATAAGCCTTTCGACTTCGTCGAATTCCATCACGGCTTCGCTTTCAGAAACCTTCTCGTCGTTAACGGAATTGAAGGGAACGCTAAAACCTTCCCGCCCCACGACATAATGGGGGAGAAAATCGAGAAGTATCTTCCCTCTAACGGTGAGCTTGCAGAGCTTTTGAGAAAGCTAATATACTGGAGCATGGAGTTCTTGCCAGACGTAAGCGAGAAGGTCAACGCTGTGTGGCCCTGGAGCGGGGGAAAACTTCCGAAAATGCCGAGCTTCGAGGAAATGCACAAGCTGAGAGGGTGCATAATTTCCGAAGTAGATTTGCTCTACGGAATTGCCAACGCGCTGAAAATGGATTCTCTTAAAGTTGAAGGTGTGACAGCTTTCGTCGACACGAACTACAAAGGTTTGGCTAAAGCTGCGATAAAAGCTTTGAGTAAGTACGACCTCGTCGTTCTTCACACTGAAGGAATAGATGAAGCTGGACATGAAGGTGACGTGGAGCTGAAGGTTGAGGCTATAGAGCTTTACGACGAGAAAATCGTCGGATACATAATAGACAGAATAGATCTCGAAGACACTAAGATCATGCTTCTTCCCGACCACCCTACTCCGATAAAGGTGAGAACCCACGTGGCTGAGCCGGTGCCCGTGGCTATTTACTGCGAAAGAAAGGATGACGTGAAGAGATACAGCGAAAAAGATTGCAGAAGAGGAAAACTTGGACTTGTAAACGCTACGGAGCTAATAAAAATAATGAAAAGGGTTTAA
- a CDS encoding UPF0179 family protein has translation MDAQKIITVCGKDWAEIGVEFTYLGGGKECENCKINKVCLKLKKGGKYKIVGLRNGDVHPCPLHDEGVVAVEVVEVPLIVAVEPKMAVEGMKISIEGNCSDVSCVYYNLCNPIEFENDAFVVEKVIGGNVDCKNGKKLTLVELRRV, from the coding sequence ATGGACGCTCAAAAAATAATTACCGTATGCGGTAAAGATTGGGCTGAAATTGGAGTTGAATTCACGTATCTCGGTGGTGGAAAGGAGTGTGAAAATTGCAAGATCAATAAGGTTTGTTTGAAGCTTAAAAAAGGGGGTAAGTACAAGATCGTCGGATTACGGAACGGAGATGTCCATCCGTGCCCGTTGCACGACGAGGGAGTTGTGGCGGTTGAAGTGGTCGAAGTTCCCCTAATAGTAGCGGTGGAGCCAAAAATGGCTGTGGAGGGAATGAAGATATCCATAGAAGGAAATTGCTCGGACGTAAGCTGCGTTTATTACAACCTCTGCAATCCTATAGAGTTCGAAAACGATGCTTTCGTCGTCGAGAAGGTTATAGGGGGTAACGTCGATTGCAAAAACGGTAAAAAACTAACTCTCGTGGAGCTGAGAAGAGTTTAA